Proteins from a single region of Mumia flava:
- a CDS encoding Trp biosynthesis-associated membrane protein: MSARGYGLTVLAGTAGGAAAVFCASQPWARVTVETQGLARDVVSVSGNDAVGIVGGTGLVVAAGSVAVLASSGWVRRAVGAVVALAAVVGLVAVLSAPGGVHDALARALADSPAMAGDAAMQERLADAATATWWRWGAAAGLTVGAVAGLATVWLGAAWPSMGRRYDSIGQQRADADDDPWKALDRGEDPTV, from the coding sequence GTGAGCGCGCGGGGCTACGGGCTGACGGTCCTCGCCGGGACGGCGGGGGGCGCCGCAGCGGTGTTCTGCGCGTCGCAGCCCTGGGCCCGGGTGACCGTCGAGACCCAGGGGCTGGCTCGCGACGTGGTCTCGGTCAGCGGCAACGACGCCGTCGGGATCGTCGGCGGCACCGGCCTGGTCGTCGCGGCCGGGTCGGTGGCGGTCCTCGCGTCCTCGGGCTGGGTCCGTCGAGCGGTCGGCGCGGTCGTCGCGCTCGCGGCGGTCGTCGGTCTGGTCGCGGTCCTGAGCGCGCCCGGCGGCGTCCACGACGCGCTTGCGCGTGCGCTCGCCGACTCTCCCGCCATGGCCGGCGACGCCGCGATGCAGGAGCGCCTCGCCGATGCGGCCACGGCGACCTGGTGGCGGTGGGGCGCCGCGGCCGGCCTCACGGTCGGGGCGGTGGCCGGTCTGGCGACCGTCTGGCTCGGGGCGGCCTGGCCGTCGATGGGCCGCCGCTACGACTCGATCGGTCAGCAGCGCGCCGACGCGGACGACGATCCCTGGAAGGCGCTGGACCGCGGGGAGGACCCGACCGTCTAG
- the hisI gene encoding phosphoribosyl-AMP cyclohydrolase produces the protein MVSVTDAPRLDPAVADRLKRDQAGLVPAVVQEADTLAVLMVGWMDDEALRRTLTTGRSTFWSRSRGEYWVKGETSGHVQHVREVRLDCDGDTLLVKVSQTGPSCHTGATTCFDDGLLPLGSSA, from the coding sequence ATGGTGAGCGTGACTGACGCACCTCGACTGGACCCGGCCGTGGCCGACCGGCTCAAGCGTGACCAGGCCGGGCTCGTCCCTGCGGTCGTGCAGGAGGCCGACACGTTGGCCGTGCTCATGGTCGGCTGGATGGACGACGAGGCGCTGCGCCGCACGCTGACCACCGGCCGCTCGACGTTCTGGAGCCGCAGCCGCGGCGAGTACTGGGTGAAGGGCGAGACCTCCGGCCACGTCCAGCACGTCCGCGAGGTCCGGCTGGACTGCGACGGGGACACGCTGCTCGTGAAGGTGTCCCAGACCGGCCCGTCGTGCCACACCGGAGCCACCACGTGCTTCGACGACGGGCTGCTCCCGCTCGGGTCGTCCGCGTGA